In Bacteroidota bacterium, a single genomic region encodes these proteins:
- a CDS encoding tetratricopeptide repeat protein, whose product MTTPRKAQIAAILGAIALLVLLLFARKTGAPESTKKSESAASTDFSMESYIDSIKKTLDKNALALIEEQAASQSAAALDSLSGIWHSLNQAGIEAHYLQKSAEMQQDAKKWNKAGAAYYKASRFATESYRHYFVDQAVAAYSSSLQLDSSNLDTKVNLGICYVESTAEPMKGIMLLREVVAKDSTNINAQLNLGLFAVQSGQYDKAIERFKKILRLNPEFTEAYLYLGQTYANIGKKKEAIEALEKFKELSKDETVVSEITQYINQLKNS is encoded by the coding sequence ATGACTACTCCTCGAAAAGCACAAATAGCAGCGATTTTAGGAGCAATTGCACTTCTCGTTCTTTTATTATTTGCACGAAAAACCGGAGCGCCCGAAAGCACTAAAAAATCGGAATCTGCTGCTTCAACTGATTTTTCAATGGAATCCTACATCGATTCTATTAAAAAAACACTTGATAAAAATGCACTTGCCCTTATTGAGGAACAAGCTGCATCCCAGTCGGCAGCAGCCTTAGATTCATTGAGTGGTATTTGGCACAGTTTGAATCAGGCTGGAATTGAAGCGCATTATTTACAAAAAAGTGCTGAAATGCAACAGGATGCAAAAAAGTGGAATAAAGCCGGTGCGGCTTACTACAAAGCATCCCGTTTTGCCACAGAATCATACCGACACTATTTTGTGGATCAAGCGGTGGCTGCCTATTCTAGTTCCTTACAATTGGATTCGAGTAATTTGGATACAAAAGTAAATTTAGGAATTTGCTATGTGGAAAGCACAGCGGAACCAATGAAAGGAATTATGTTGCTGAGGGAAGTGGTGGCCAAAGATTCGACGAATATCAACGCACAATTAAATTTGGGCTTGTTTGCTGTTCAATCCGGTCAATACGATAAAGCAATTGAACGCTTTAAGAAAATTCTCCGGTTAAATCCTGAATTTACAGAAGCTTATTTGTATTTGGGACAAACGTATGCGAATATTGGTAAGAAGAAGGAAGCGATTGAAGCATTAGAAAAATTTAAAGAATTAAGTAAGGACGAAACGGTTGTTTCGGAAATTACGCAGTACATAAATCAATTAAAAAACAGTTAA
- a CDS encoding integration host factor subunit beta, with translation MTKADIVAEIAEKTGIEKVAVQATVETFMKSVKGSLTKGNNVYLRGFGSFIIKKRAEKTGRNILKNTSIIIPAHNVPAFKPAKTFSEKIKKTVK, from the coding sequence ATGACAAAAGCTGATATTGTTGCAGAAATTGCAGAAAAGACAGGGATCGAAAAAGTTGCCGTACAAGCTACCGTAGAAACATTCATGAAATCCGTTAAGGGTTCGTTAACCAAAGGAAACAACGTTTATTTGAGAGGGTTTGGTTCTTTCATCATCAAAAAAAGAGCTGAAAAAACAGGAAGAAATATTTTAAAAAACACATCAATTATTATTCCGGCTCACAATGTACCGGCTTTTAAACCGGCTAAAACATTTAGCGAAAAAATTAAGAAAACAGTAAAATAA